In a single window of the bacterium genome:
- a CDS encoding riboflavin synthase, with protein sequence MFTGIIEEVGSIKRVSSRGANKVLEISTSLDVSPGDSISINGACLTVTENGDGWVKVEATAESLNRISLGSLYSGSRVNLERALTLSKPLGGHIVQGHVDSSGKISNLRKTEDAWKIEVAFSKDFEDLVVDQGSISIDGVSLTVLKKIEGPKFVVNVIPETLKRTTLYERRVGDNVNLEFDIIAKYIREQTRNTRNTRNTHNTHNTRNP encoded by the coding sequence ATGTTCACAGGCATTATCGAGGAAGTCGGCAGTATAAAGAGGGTTTCGAGCAGAGGCGCAAACAAGGTTTTGGAGATATCCACTTCACTCGATGTATCCCCGGGAGACAGTATCTCAATTAACGGAGCCTGTCTTACTGTAACGGAAAATGGTGATGGTTGGGTAAAAGTCGAGGCGACGGCAGAGTCTCTCAATCGGATATCGCTTGGGTCGCTTTATTCGGGCTCAAGGGTCAACCTGGAAAGGGCGCTTACACTGTCAAAACCTCTTGGAGGCCATATCGTCCAGGGTCATGTAGATTCTTCGGGAAAGATAAGCAATCTCCGCAAGACAGAGGATGCATGGAAAATAGAGGTAGCTTTCTCTAAAGATTTCGAAGATCTCGTAGTCGATCAGGGATCTATCTCTATTGACGGCGTAAGCCTCACGGTTTTAAAAAAAATCGAAGGTCCTAAGTTTGTTGTAAACGTTATACCCGAGACCTTGAAGAGAACAACGCTTTATGAACGTCGTGTAGGTGATAATGTCAATCTTGAATTCGATATCATTGCCAAGTACATAAGAGAACAAACCCGTAACACCCGTAACACCCGTAACACCCATAACACCCATAACACCCGCAACCCGTAA